One Aspergillus oryzae RIB40 DNA, chromosome 2 genomic window carries:
- a CDS encoding 5'-methylthioadenosine/S-adenosylhomocysteine nucleosidase family protein (predicted protein), with amino-acid sequence MRPKDRSGFSIAIICALTVEADAVILLFDEVYDRYGDEYGRHPGDTNSYTVGTIGKHNVVLCYMPEMGKASAAGVATKMKFSYPGVSLALVVGVCGGVPLLPYSNTPIFLGDVIISHAVVRYDYGRQYPDGFKRKKGIPENLGRPNQEIRTLFQRLQTSMARSDLQNDIAQYLEVLRRSEPRWQYPGKACDVLFDASYHHKHHQQATSLKCLCFNSESPGQICQEAQESSCDSLECDENRIIRRRPSDAAGASIHFGKIASSDTVMKSGEHRDKLAKDEDVAGFDMEGAGVWDELPCIIIKGVCDYADSHKDKKWQAYAAATGASSAKAFLRYWNPASSEATRNWMRGNQQFTLYIRKTAERLTEAFPNNDHTKRNLWRSYLPHALSLLEEDEFKGQREQYIDLLENIGDCLSTLILCRVWHV; translated from the exons ATGCGCCCGAAAGACCGCAGCGGATTTAGCATCGCCATTATCTGCGCACTTACCGTAGAGGCGGATGCCGTGATATTGTTGTTCGATGAAGTCTATGACAGATACGGTGACGAGTACGGCAGACATCCCGGGGACACCAACAGCTATACAGTGGGAACAATAGGCAAGCACAATGTTGTCCTATGCTATATGCCCGAAATGGGGAAAGCAAGTGCAGCAGGTGTGGCTACAAAAATGAAGTTTAGCTACCCTGGAGTCAGTCTCGCCTTGGTGGTTGGGGTCTGTGGGGGAGTTCCCCTGCTGCCATACAGCAATACCCCAATTTTTCTAGGCGATGTCATTATTAGCCATGCGGTTGTCCGATACGATTATGGTAGGCAGTACCCAGATGGGTTTAAGCGAAAGAAAGGCATCCCAGAAAACCTAGGAAGGCCAAATCAAGAGATCCGGACCCTGTTTCAGCGATTGCAAACCAGCATGGCACGCAGCGACTTGCAGAATGACATTGCCCAGTATCTTGAGGTACTGCGACGATCAGAACCACGCTGGCAATATCCAGGCAAGGCATGCGATGTTCTCTTTGATGCTTCATATCACCACAAGCACCATCAACAGGCTACTTCTCTGAAATGCTTATGTTTCAATAGTGAATCCCCTGGTCAGATATGCCAGGAGGCTCAGGAGAGTAGTTGTGATAGCCTAGAGTGTGACGAAAACCGTATTATCCGTCGTCGCCCGTCTGATGCAGCCGGGGCGTCAATCCACTTTGGAAAAATTGCCTCTAGTGACACGGTCATGAAGTCTGGAGAGCATCGTGACAAGCTGGcaaaggatgaggatgttgctggCTTTGACATGGAAGGAGCAGGAGTATGGGATGAACTTCcttgcatcatcatcaagggcgTATGTGACTATGCAGATAGCCACAAGGATAAGAAGTGGCAAGCCTATGCCGCAGCAACTGGCGCGTCAAGCGCAAAAGCTTTCTTGCGGTATTGGAATCCTGCCTCGAGTGAAG CGACTCGCAACTGGATGAGGGGAAACCAGCAATTCACGCTGTATATACGTAAAACAGCAGAAAGGCTAACCGAAGCTTTTCCCAACAATGATCACACTAAGCGGAATCTGTGGCGGTCATATTTACCCCATGCGTTATccttgttggaggaggacgagtttAAAGGTCAACGAGAACAATATATTGACCTGCTCGAAAATATCGGAGACTGTCTG AGCACTCTGATACTTTGTCGAGTATGGCATGTCTAG